DNA sequence from the Xenopus tropicalis strain Nigerian chromosome 4, UCB_Xtro_10.0, whole genome shotgun sequence genome:
TCTGCTGGCAAAAATCTCCCATGACCGCCCAATAAAAGCCTGCAAATGCTCAGGTATGcattttttaatctaaaaatgcCTCATTTGTCAGTGGGTGCAGTTTTTTCATGTTGCAGCACTAAGAACTAACCTAAAAGACTGGGTATTAGGAAGTTGGCACCTAGTAAACAGTTTATCTAGTATTAATGCCAAAGTAATCAGATATTCACTGTGCGTTACACTCCTTTTGCTCTCAGAAATTTGAAATATATGCTGCTGGTTAAACTGCATAGTTCAAGCACCAGCAACTTCTAATATATAAAGAATAGCAAAAGCCGGATTACAGTGTTATCAGCTCTATTATTTTGCCATCACCTTTATCCATTATAGAGAGCAGCAATGCACCTGAAATAGCTGTTTTAAGGAAATTTAAAATGTTAAGGAATCTGAAAACAGTAAAATGACACTAATGCCTATGCCAACACCTTTCAGGTGAGGTGGCTTCAGCAGTAAAATGTTTAGTTTACTTTCCTTACAAAAGCATGGCACAGCAGGCGACATAATGTCTTCGGATTATCACAAAGGGATAGAAGAAAAATTCAACTCCTTTGAACCCAATGCGGTCAGTTTCCAAAAAGGAAACAGTGAACACATCTATATAGATGACTGAAAGCACATAGAACCCACCTGGAATATATCCTATGAGATTCACCCCATGCGATGGCAGCTTGTTCACAGTACTTAGAGCATTCAGGATCTGCAAagaaatgcaacaatctgaaaaaAATCAAGAGTATTTTTTCTCCACTCTGCACCATCCTGCATGGCTGCAGATAAAGTATTAATAGTGACATCTTCCTCAGCAACATAATCTTGTTACTGAAGAAACAATGACCTATTAGATAAATTTGGTGGTCATAAGCCATGGCCATATATTGGTCATATCTACCTACACATTTATCTATAGTCATattcacaaaaaataaacaaatacagggcatgcaaatgtaaaatgtatctCTTTCAACCTTCAGTTATAAGCCCTATAACTCACAGGGTGCACATTTCAGCAATTAGAACTAAAACAGTCTCCATTGTCAAACTTAGAACATGATGCAGAACAACAGACAAATAGAAGCTTTGAATAGTGTAGTTATGATCCAACAAAGTAATCTATCCAGGTCCAGTACTGGCCCTATTAAGGATTACCAGATTCGTCATTACAGGACTCGTGTGATGGATCGTGTAATGGATATGACAATGGGGTGGTATTCTTATATATCTGTGTCATGGAAATAAATTAAAACTAAacgctaaaaataaatatggacgAACCAGCCTAAAGTTCCAGCAGTTATGATTCGGGTACAGAGGGATCATCATCTTGAACTTCATTAGAATTATCAGTGATCCATGCTCAGAGTGGTCTgagcagctattgagaagctaagtttaggggtcatcacaaaccATCAGACAGAAACCAATGTTCTCATGTCATAGAAACTGATGCAACACGGATGATTATAACATTCTGATGCACTGGTTGATTTCTGCACTGACATGTACTGAatatctgaatgaattactaatcagcattgcactgtgacatttatattctatgtatacagtatatttgtggtCAGTCCCTAAATTCAGGTAACACAGAGAATGTGCAGAGAATCGCATAGCTGTAGCTGCACTGGGCTGTTAAACAATGTGTGTAGCATTTCttccctacttctttgttaagctttagttctctttatgATATGGAAGTATAGGGATATTTcagatgcgggggggggggcggtattTTCTACTATCAATAAAATGTTACAGATTCAGCCTTAACATACATAACACATTCTCTGTCTGCTTCCAGTAATCAACTGTACAAACTCAAACAATTATATTCCAGTCTAAGCATTTAGACATTGAGACTTTTACATAACCTGGGAGATCTTACTaatgctttttataaaaaaaacatgcctCACTCCTTTTGTTACTTATATATATTGAGAGTAAAATTGGATAACAGAGAACAGTCAGGGTCTTGAAAGGTAGATCATAGGCTTCACAGTACAGATTATGAAATAAATTTTAATCACATAGAGGTAATTAATAATTAAGCAGGTTCTATAGATTTGAATAATTTATTTAATGAGGTTCTGCTAGCTGACATGCAGCTGCCTTTTGGGGTGATGGCAACTAAAGAATATTTACCAACCCAcctttatatttagaaaatttttgttttatgaacagctgcacaaaaaaaaaaaaaagtttatttgatcTGGCCAGTTACCTCTTCTCTAGATGCccccattggcaaattttccAGCCAGATAATCCTGGTGGCTCCTTCAGGAAGTGAAGATCTTCTGTAATCTTTATCCTGCCAAAGGAAATCAAACTTAAGGTTAATATATTGCCAGATGAATTTAGCTTGTCACAGAGTTTGacaaatacatggagaaataatGTCTGAAACAATGTAATgttataacaaataatgaaaatCCAAATACTATTTGATATGAAATGCATGCTGCACCAGACTTTTCTGCTGATGGCAATGTGACACCTATGCCAAAAGGTCTCCCCTTAAAGGACACAGACAAGTGCCAAAAGATGGACTGTACGCATTAATGACAAAATGTCAAAAGCCAGTCGAACAAACAGAAAAGAATGGATCTACCTCTGTTGAAGTAAGAAGACTCGCACTATACCTTACTTCCTTGCTGAAGGTCTTCACGAAACGTTCTTTCCAGGGATCGCTTTTCAAGGCTGTAACCACCTCTCAAGTCAGTATCCTTGTAATCCATATTTCTATAATCAGTGTCTTCACTTCCTAAAAATTCCATTGCAGCCTGGCTGTTTGGTACTATGGTAGGTTTTCCAGATGTTGTACCTTGAATTACCTGAGCTTTTCTATCAGGGTCTCCTGTGTGCTTTGTGAATATTGTCCTTTTTTCATTTCCTCCAGCATCTATATCAGTTGCCTGCTTTCCTTTAAGTTCCTGAGCAGCCAGCTGCAGAAAGTCAAAAAGGAGAGAGCCGTGTCTTAGGAGTTCTGCAGGGGTTGCAGACTCTCCTGCCCGGAGATCCTCATCTTTTTGCACATAGCCAGTTTTAACAACTCGGTCAGAGATACCCCCTTTTGAGTCCTgaacaatgttttcttttttgcgCAAGTCCTGGTCACTAGAACCTAGCACAACAGAAGAAGATTCAGCCTTAGAGGGGCCAGCCATGCCATTTTTCAATTTGTTGTTTGCCTCCATATTTTTAGTGTTTATCCTGTCCCGAAAATCCATATCCAAAGACTGAGGGCAACTTGAATGCTGAGATGAACCTCCAGGTTTTGACACAGGGTAAGATGCTTTAGCCAAGTGTGAGGTAACTTTGTCAGAATGATCAGTTGTGTTTAGAGGGACTGAAGTGGGAGGCATACCTGTTGCACATTTGACTTTTGCTGCAGCCACTCCCTCTCTGTAAGCTGCAAACACAGATACAGTTTTCTTTGCCTCCGAACCAGGAGTTAGAGGCTTGACAAATTGTACAGATAGAGACTTTATTTGGCTATCACTATTAGTTTCCTTATTTCCTGCTATTTCTGATTTCTTGTAGTCTGCATTTTCTTTTTCCCGGTAATCTGCATCTGAACTCTTTCTCTCCCGGTAATCTGTGTCAACACGTTGCCGCTTATTCTTTGCATCTCGATAGTCTGAGTCTTCACTCTCTTTTGCCCGGTAATCTGCATCTGAATTATCAAGGTAATCTAAACCTGGAATTTGCTGCTCTCCAGCACTTCCTACAATCTCTGAAGTACTTCCTTTGCTTTCactgtattctgcagaaagtagGAAATGGATTCCCTGGTCTTGCTTTGCTGTAGAAGCTCTATAATCAACAAACCCAAGTTGATTTTTTTCCTCTAAAGTATCAGAAGGCTTAATATAATTTAAAGATGGAGACTTCATCTGTTCGACAGCTGTAGAAgactttctttcctttttatctgaATCTGCAATTTCCTTGCCACGATAATCTGCATCTGTGCCCCTTCTTTCTCTATAATCTGAATCTGTTTGTTTTCTCTTCCTgtaatctgtatttttttcacGATAATCAGAGTCAGGTTCTTTCTCACGATAATCAGAGTCAGGTTCTTTCTCACGATAATCAGAGTCAACCTTTTCATGGTAATCTAAACCTGTTATATTTTGCTCTCTATTTCTGAACCCTATACTCTTACCCTGACATATATCAGAAGTTTTAGTTTCCCCTTCTCTGTAACTTACGTATGCTTTTTCtacatctgtgtgtgtgggtTCTACATTTTCATCTTTACTCCCATCTATCTTTTGTTCGCTGCTGCTTATATCATCAAGGTTTTTCTGAATGAACTCTACTGCTCTACTTTCTCTCTCTGTGGAGCATGTTGCAGAAGTATCCTGTGTGCTGTATTCTAAGCCAGTAGTCTCTTCGTTGTTATAGTCTACTATAAGAGTACCTCTATCTTGATAGTTAAAATATGGAGCCTTTGGATCACTATAATCAGTATTTTCCCTTTCTTTATCTCTGTAGTTTAAAGAAGCACTCTCGCTCTCTGAGTAATCTACAATCATTCTCTCCCTGTTATCAAAATCAGTCTggtctctctctctgtaacccaTGCCTCTTTCAGTTTCTCTAAATTTAAAGACATCCAATTCTCTTGCTCTTAAATCCATGTCTACATGATCTCTATAAAACCCATGGATGCCCCTCTCTCTATAATCAATGGATGCTACTTCTCTCTCTCTGAGAGCAAGTAAAGCAGCCTCTCTTTCACGGAGCTGTATTGCTGCAGCCTCTCTTTCCCTTAGCAGTAATTCACCTGCATCCCTCTCTCTAAGTAATAATTCTCTTGATTCTCTTTCTCTTAGTAAAATGTCTGCAGCCTCTCTTTTTCTGAGTTCCAACATCGCAGCCAGCCTCTGTTCGTACTGTAAAGTTGCTGCTGCTTCTCTCTCCATTTCTCTCTCCCTGATCTCCAATGCTACAGCCAATCTTTCTCTAAATTCTAAAGCTTCTTGTTCCCTGAGCTGTGTAGCTGGAGAAAATCTCTCTCTGTACACGGCTGAATGATCTGCCTCTCTATAATCCACATCAGGGATGCCCCTCTCCCTCTGATCTAAACGTGCagcttctctctctctgtagTCCATATCAGGTCCTGAATGGGCTAAGTAGTCAGGATCAGACATCTCTCGTGGTCTGTAATTTATTGGAGGCATCTCTCTCCTTGGGATGCTTTGATTAAGTTCTCCTTCACAAAACTCCATATTCCTCCTGTGCTCATCTTCAGGAAAGGTCCCAAAAGGACTACCACCTCTGCCAGCAAATCGAGGCAATGGACCTCTTGGTGCACCCCGAAAGGGAAAAGGAGGATGACCTCTGTCACCACGGCCTCGTAATCTTGGACGGAAACCATGAGGACCTCTGGGTGGAAAAAATTCTCCTGGGCGTCccctgtggggaaaaaaaaagcaaagttatTATACAACACAGAACAATCATTCATACCAATGCAACACTGAATTACAGTAGCAGCACATAAAACACCAACCACAAAATATTCATGGCAAAACATTACCTTAGTGGTATTGTGGATTATTACAGTCAGAGAAGTAATGCTCTTTTATGTCagagattaaaggaaaagtaaaaatcactggggggtaccaaaatgttgcagtgcgaagacagaaggaagagggtCACTCTCTTGCAGCTACCCAAgcttggtgcagttttctccaagaaggagcaccagcccggggtataaggtaagcaattacaatcactgtggggtaCATTTTCTCACCTTTCAGTGATTGTGCCTTATCCTGTACAATGAAATCACAGGGGTTTTTTTGGACTTCAGCACAATATGTATTTAaagataaatacatatatgtaaagtCAGTTTGCAATGTCCAACTTGATAGAGGTGTCTTTTCATCCTCAACTACATGTAACTATGTCCAGAGGGAAATGGCTGATGGTGTCAATAATCATGGGACCAAGCAGCAGAtttaagagatatatatatatatatatatagcccccccttatatatattatatatataaataaatgttaactcACCGAAAAGCAGGGACTGGCGGGCGAGGGTTTTCCCACATCTCTTCCGGCTTTCAAGTTCTGCAAAAGGTAAATTAAGACTGGATTGAAGCTGcatttaaaatgaaacaaaataaatcaataatattgATAAAACTATCTTGCAATAAAAaggtattattaaaaataaaagcagtaaTGTAGCTTCCACTAAGAAACATGCCAATTGTAaaaaagacaaatttaaaaacaaaaaagtatgctaTAGTTTCCATTAAACCCTTTAAACACCTCGCAATATAGACTCTACAGCACTGATGTGAAACAAGAGTATGTTTCTGGGTTTCCTTTTGATTTTTGCAGCCCATTCCCCCATATTACTTTAGAAAATGGTTACAGGTATATAAAAATAGTAAGTAAAAATAATTTTCCCCTTGTTCCAGTATCCAAATAATCATTCAAAACCAATGCTCAAATTTAAGACAGAGCCCCACCACCTTTTTAGGCGGATGCATGCACAAAATTGCCACCTGTGGGTTTTGGTGACGTGAGCTTTTTGTTTGCCTGGAAAAGCTCACAAGTTTGTAGATGGCAGTCAATAATCTCTTAAAATATTGGTTTTGGCTAcaagtggaaaaaaaatcaacaatataaaaatatcaaattaaaaaaaaaatacataaatactttTGACCAGTGCAAGAATCCCGATTCTCCCCAATAATACAACTGACTGGATATGGAGCACAAAGTAAAAAGGAACAAACTCACAGATAAATGAGATTTTGGCGGCTCACATTTCCTTTTAATTGCATGGGTATATCAGAGGCTGCACTAAGGACAGCTCTATTCATTTGAGGAAAATTATAACTTTGAACTAAAATTTAAAACAACATAGGACAGAAGGcttcacattatgttttgggattctgAACCGGCCCAAGGCCACCGCAAGCTTTTAGCCGTAAAGAGCTGAGCCACAGAAGATTCCCCAAATAGTTTACCATCTCCTTTGCTCCTTATTATAACCCCCCctctagggctgggcgatataccgtttaataccgaataccggtgtttttttttttttaaaactatattcatttttcagataccgcaacaccggggtgtcagggtactcacccgtgcagcCTTCTTGCGTGCGCACGTCccattgtccgcgggacgttgcacacacgcgtccaggtgcgcgtgcgtcaaagcgcacgtacatgtcaaagcgtgcacgtccgcgacgcgctgacggcgccggttctgcgcatgcgtggggggtatttaaagctatcaaacgcctcctcctgtgctatgttgtctgcggccttgcctgggaaactaagcctgcctgatttaccttacgactttctgttgccgatcctttgcTTGCcagactctgattttcaatactgcagtaattattctctaatttattagttaatggggttaacacctaatcatgcatggaaaaaaaaaataccatcaaataccgtgacaccgatataattttgaaaaataccgtgatataaatttttggtcataccgcccagctctaccccCCTCTGTATAATTCATTACTGTTAATGAAGCATAATTAGTTCAGTATATATAATACAAGCAGGCATACGTTTCAGCCCCCCCTTTATCTGCCTGGGTTGTATGCTCTTAGCAAGGAGATAACCCAAACCCCAGCCAAGCTGAATACATTGATATGAAGAAGTGTTGCACTGCAACCCCTCCAAGCAGAACCATCCCTTCGGCCTACAGCTGAGACCTAccccaaccccctccctgcccagTCAGTCTGCGTTGCACCACACAAGCAACATAAAGCTAAAAGGCCACGTCTGCTAAATGCATATGACATTTATACTTCATAGTTGCTAGTGACTGGTTCCAATTCTATACAGACACACTTTATTCCCAGGGCCCCGAATGTTATCAATACACACACTAAAAGCTCCTGCTATAACTACTGAGTGCGTCTAACTCACACAATCAGGCGTTTCCAAAAACCATATAGATGTGTATTTTAACGACGGTCCCCGCTGTAGCACCGCTTCTCCGCTGCCCATACGCtgttctcctcctcttcctccttcccaCATAGAATGCGCAGACACTTCCGCCCAGACCGGAAAAGGCGGGAATATCCCGAGACGCAGGGTACCATGGGCATTGTAGTCCAGGTAGCCAAAGAAAGGTGATTGTAAGAGCTATCTCTTAGGAGCGCTATTGTTGCTGGGAGATGTATCTAGAAGCATCCTGGGGTGAGCTGAGGTGTATTGTGGCTGGGTTTCAggttttagggagaaaaaaataacCTTGTGTTTTAATAATAGTAGGTGTCGACTGTTGCATTGGTAAAGGGTGGAAATAGAGGTGGGTTCAGGAGGGCCGAATATCTGCAAAGTCATAAAGTTTATGGTAGTCCTATAGATACattaagaaataatatatatatatatatatatatatatatatatatatatatatataaatagagaaataCGTGTGCCTGGGATTGAGGGCACTATACAGAGAGCAGCACCTGATTGTGTCCCTTTATAGGTGATCTGTGCCTAaaaattctgttttatttgttCCAGATGAACGAAAATATAGTTCACTGCCCCTTTTAAGTGGGtttaaagtaatttgtaaatgcCATTGCAGTTGAAAACAGTTTTTATCCTGTTCTactctctggttctgactctatggggcagatttatcaaaatgtgggtttagagctcaatacataaaaactcacccatgttctattcattcctatgggatttttagaggggtatttatcaaatggtgagttctaaatttcacccattaataaatacgcttctaagaatcccataggaatgaatagaacataggtgagtttttatgtattaagctctattttgataaatcttcccctatgtAGCAGAAGTCACTTCCCCCCCAGGTTAAtcagctgctacattgtttcagaaaccAATAAGCAGAGAATGCAGACAAATACTTCAAATATCACTATGCAGgcttgcagatatatatatatatgtatatagcaaaAATTTACCCTCAGTTGTAAAAAAGATATAAATCACAGAGGAGTTTAATGACCATATTAAGGAGGTGACTTTTAATACCATCATATTTTACCACAGGGAAGTACATCATTTTTAAGTTACATACATATAAGTTACAGTGAATCGTAATAGAAATGGcatcactgattataactgatgacttcATACCGTTTATAAGAATATTATTtgcaggatatttatggctttatatatatatatatatatatctcaaaccaGGGGTGGCACTCCGCTTCAGTCTTTATCCCGGGTGCAAGGTTAATAGTTTAAGTATCAATTCAAGAACAATTCATGTGAATGATGTGATAGAAATGGcatcactgattataactgatgacttcATAACGATTATAAGAATATTAATTGCAGGATATTTATTGCTCTTatggctcatatatatatatatatatatatatatatatatatgtgtgtctttCAAACAAAGAACCGCTCATACAGGACTTACGAAAAAtcaaaaaaattagtttttagaGCGAAAAACTGACGTTTCAGCCGTTACCCCAGCCTTTCTCTAATAAATAATTCTCTTCTAAGTCCTGTATGAGCGGTTCCTTGTTTTCCTTGTTTAAAGCTGTTTGTTTGTACCTGAAgggctgcacccaggcattcattttttttttttgttgttatcattctttttattgttttcgAGAGTGCCGccattctgtttgtttgtttgtatatatatacctgAGGGCCCATtcttagagaaaaagaaaaatacttaaaaaaaaaaaagtctaactAAAAGATGCAGCTAAACAAGCGGCTGGGGGGATACCCCTCCATTCCATGATCAGTTCATTTGCATTTGATGATAAGCGAGGCGAGTGGTTGCTGCCCTTGGAGCAAGACTGGAATGGAACTAGACCCAACCACAGCGCTGAGGGCACGGTGGCCTATCTTATATATTTTAACCTGGAGGGCACAACAAATGTTTGCAAGTATAGTTTACTTCCACACTGTACATATATTAATGAAGATTTTCCCTTTATGAGTTGCATATGGGTGCATTTCACCCAAACTCAAATTTCTGTGCCCACTTTAAATTGCCATTGTAAATGTCTTTTATTTTCCTATGGCTGTACATTTAATGTTACAGTGTTGCTGCATTCAATGCATGACATTTTTGGGTATATTTATGCCtattttataatgttatttggtttGTTTGATCTGCTTTCCAAGTCTGAGGCTGTACCTGACCAGGACCACTGTTAGGGGCATACAGcatacagggggtactgcagtcagggcCCACATGACAGAGGGGGGCCGAAGAGACATGATTATGAGTATGATTTGCAGGTAGGGGTGGAATGTGGGGGAATGGACAGGATTTGGGTGGATTGTGGGTGGTATTTCGGCAAATTGGGTGTGACCTAGGTGGATTAGGGGTGTGGTCATGCatgatctgcctgtgtattttttctttttgggcCCCATTCTGCATGCTG
Encoded proteins:
- the LOC100498473 gene encoding RNA-binding protein 6-like isoform X3, whose protein sequence is MWENPRPPVPAFRGRPGEFFPPRGPHGFRPRLRGRGDRGHPPFPFRGAPRGPLPRFAGRGGSPFGTFPEDEHRRNMEFCEGELNQSIPRREMPPINYRPREMSDPDYLAHSGPDMDYREREAARLDQRERGIPDVDYREADHSAVYRERFSPATQLREQEALEFRERLAVALEIREREMEREAAATLQYEQRLAAMLELRKREAADILLRERESRELLLRERDAGELLLREREAAAIQLREREAALLALREREVASIDYRERGIHGFYRDHVDMDLRARELDVFKFRETERGMGYRERDQTDFDNRERMIVDYSESESASLNYRDKERENTDYSDPKAPYFNYQDRGTLIVDYNNEETTGLEYSTQDTSATCSTERESRAVEFIQKNLDDISSSEQKIDGSKDENVEPTHTDVEKAYVSYREGETKTSDICQGKSIGFRNREQNITGLDYHEKVDSDYREKEPDSDYREKEPDSDYREKNTDYRKRKQTDSDYRERRGTDADYRGKEIADSDKKERKSSTAVEQMKSPSLNYIKPSDTLEEKNQLGFVDYRASTAKQDQGIHFLLSAEYSESKGSTSEIVGSAGEQQIPGLDYLDNSDADYRAKESEDSDYRDAKNKRQRVDTDYRERKSSDADYREKENADYKKSEIAGNKETNSDSQIKSLSVQFVKPLTPGSEAKKTVSVFAAYREGVAAAKVKCATGMPPTSVPLNTTDHSDKVTSHLAKASYPVSKPGGSSQHSSCPQSLDMDFRDRINTKNMEANNKLKNGMAGPSKAESSSVVLGSSDQDLRKKENIVQDSKGGISDRVVKTGYVQKDEDLRAGESATPAELLRHGSLLFDFLQLAAQELKGKQATDIDAGGNEKRTIFTKHTGDPDRKAQVIQGTTSGKPTIVPNSQAAMEFLGSEDTDYRNMDYKDTDLRGGYSLEKRSLERTFREDLQQGSKDKDYRRSSLPEGATRIIWLENLPMGASREEILNALSTVNKLPSHGVNLIGYIPGYSLGSVCVEFSLVEEAVGCMEACKGFLLFRGKKVSLKYIPNSEKWSCQQCKVVNVLSKERCWQCSALRSGSDHLPDRDLTKDSKNASSSKLQRGRKRKSKQRATSSSPDKWKEKTPPSERSPMAIRRQTKEGKLKAEAESTTIIMKGISLSSRPDSVVKALKPYLQLSPSNVRIIKNRKHDHGGGTFGFIDLKSHKEAVRLIVLIRELKPPLTVDGKPVTVSLAVGQRRTDPLKNEQGKFNKANKKNLSGQAKRRQRRAMSHTVADSRADSDGPSYIYDAESGLYIDPLTNTYYDPTSPRVNPKAEGETPRREEGQRETSETREQRRAHGRYRSPSPQRRKRDEYSWRSGSEEKESVPRTRRGFREEEDKPRVDEPFKKPLPPSIAKKEPPASEPKVNPLIGLIGEYGGDSEEEDDEQLPLLRKKTPPQPPTQPPPPAPVSQSKPSSAPPSTSINSVQEKLTDWTKIACLLCRRQFPNKEALIKHQQLSDLHKQNLAIHQKIRQSEKELAYLQQKEREENHSIQRRLQQAKKELEELEREEEGSRQDKSGHHKLNESPPEKKRQKYSSRFL